The window taaaatgatcatcatgaacacatattaattttgaaatttaaatttttactcAATCCAACTAATTTATAGGACTTTGAGCATTTCCCCAGCACATGTATATTTTTGCAGGTCATGTAGTATAACATATGGAAGCTTCACACAATATTGCAGCatataaaaattcattaatgtattataaaattaatctaatcAAAACTTTAtggaaatattattttataacaaatgACAATTTTTCACTATTATGCAATCCTAGGGAATGAAGCCAAATTCAATAATAGGTTCTGCACAAAGTTATAAAGTTTACAGATTCAAGAATACGCCAATAGTCTAAAAATAAGGAGGATTGTTCACCCTTGAACCCAACTCTAGTACGCCTATTGTTTCCAGCAAAATTGTTGCAGGGACTTCCACCAATTACAAGATCAAAGCCCCCACACATATCAATTAGTTCTCTTAGCTTTTGATGGGTTAGATATTTCACATCGGAGATATGAATCAGCTTGCCCTGCTGGTTACTTCTTTTCCACCATCTGAGCATAACATCTCGACAAGCCTTTGAACACTCTACGGAGACTACAAACTTTAGGGGAATTTGGAGCTTATGTAGGGCAACTTCAGCTCCACCAATGCCAGAGAACAATGAAAGAACCTTAATGCCTTCAGGAAACAATCTCTTTAATACTGAGAGATGATATCCTACGGTGTTGACCTAAAacaatttacaaatttagaACAAAATATGCatatgaattaataaataaaattactaaTATATACTAGTTAATTTCATAAAGCATACCTGGAATGTGTTTCCAAGGCACCGATATCGAGCACTGCGGCTCAACATATCTGTGTGACCGTCTGGAAATCCCATTATTTTCTCGATCTGTTTGGGGTGGAGGGGTGCCACTTTATTGTTTCCCacccaaataaaattatatttcctgcAAACTTGAAGCACCTTTTTTCTGATGTGTGGGGGTGGTTCAGTTCCACAATTATCAAGCTCTTCACTTATCTTCTTGGTATGCTTTGGACGTCCATTATTAGTAACTATACAGTTTAGCTTGATCCTCGGATCCCATTTAGGCCAGGAAGTTTTAGTGGAAGGAAGGGCTCCAAATATGGTGGATGGAGGGGTGGGAAGAATTGGAAACCTCTTATCAATGGGAAGGTTGTGAATGTAACCTCTTTTTCTTGCCGCCGCAGAAAAATATATTGAGTCCACAAATTCGGGCTCAATATCGTAGAGGAAATTACTCATAGTTTCCCACACCCCTTTTGGTGCACGTGCTACATTCTCAAAATAGAAATATGGAGGCCCCTTCCCTCCTCCTCTTGCTGGAATATTTCTTGGGATACGTTCCCGATCCCTAGTAATCACAACATTATTAGGTTTTTGCACAACATGAGGAACTCCGAATCCTGTCATTGGCGTCCTACGGATACTTTCCCTCTTACATTTTATATTTAGGCCAACATCATTTAATCCTGCTTTGACACGATAACAATTTGTTAGACAACATGTGTAGTTCATGAAAACACTGTACCTGAAATAACATTCTAAAGTTGTATTTGACATTATTACCTTGTATAAAATGTTGTGCATCAGTTATCGGACTTTGTACACCTGCAGAGTTTGAAGAGCTAAGTAATCAACTTTATTGATGTTAAACAAGTATTGTATCTAGCATAGATACTAACCACATCTTCCAATAGCTTCAAATGCTTCACCACATGTAAATCCCATTTCTCGTAAAATTGCCGTGCCCTGCGAGAATGTGGACCGGTAATGATAAAAAGGTTGATTTGATTGTTAAAAAGTAGCATAAAATcacaattttaacaaatcacTTTATTATAAATGCATCTATCTTTTAATATAAAGTGTTATATGTAAACGACGAGATAAAATCTTGTTTCTTTTTATTCTCCAAACATTGTACAGTGTGTGagagaaaataaaatcattaatgAGTATAAAGTTTATAATAATTTCCAATAACTTTTGACAAACCTAAGTATAGGATGATTAATTTACTTGTACTTGAATATTTTCGCTCCATTGTTGATACCTTAACAAGTATGACTTATTGCATGATTCTTTCCACCTAATGTTGCATTTGAGTAACCTGAATAGATATTACCTCTCAAACACAAACCTTATTCACACTTGAGAGGCTGACATGATTAGATCTTATGTGAGGAAGATTAAATACATGATTAATGtatcttaattataattaacataTCTACCGTCTAAGAAGGCCACAAGAAAACAGCATATTCAACTTTAAACTTGTGATAATGTACTAATTTAGTTCGAAGACCTCTCTGAAAGACGACTCCctgaaatatattaatagtGTGTGAGGAATTCTTGTGTCCACACACTTTAAGACTATACTATGTGAAGATATTGAAGGATGGAGGTTTTATGCATTCGTTTTGTCAAAGACTAGTTATCCccgtatttattttataaaatcacaGTTGAGTCCTCACAAACTATGAATGTTCACCTTCAAACTATTTTGAAATAGAAAAGTAGAATAATTCATGAAATAAGTATATTTCTTTGCATGTTACATGTGTAAATGACTGTCGATCGATCATACTAATTAAAGCAGATTCATATCTTTGTCATAAATCTTCACATAATTGGAGATGTCAAGTTGACATAAAAAGGAAAGTGAGGCCTTAACATATAAGTAAGAGAGAATgaattgaaatttacaaaataattcaCCTTATATGTGAGAATAGTATTGAATACTGCTTCTTCATTGTATGCACCTATACAAATTCAAGACGAAAAAATGAGCTACATACCAATTTGGGGTAAAAAGACAATTCCAATTCCTTGAGGATACATAAGAGTAAGTGATAAGAGTAATTTTACCATGTTCTTCTATTGCCCTGACCACAACTTTCCAAGGATATCCCATTACTAGTAACCTGTCACACAGGCTACTCCTCATGGAACTTGCCTGGAGAAAAGACACTATACTATAAACATGTAGATCTTAAACAAAATTCACCTAATAAAATAACCAATACAAATCAGCTaaacaaattaatatcaaaTACAACATTTTCATTCCCAATCATTTCAACATTTAAactaatatcataaatatattagaTTTATATTTGTTGTGTTTCGagttaaaaaaactaattacaTAAGATATACAAACACACTTACGAATTTATacacaaataaaataagatgCAAGTGGTTATGGAAATATAGTCAAATGAAAACTTAGCTGATTTATGTACCTTCCAATTGGACCGAGTAAATTTCCCAACAATGTTGAAGATCCCAATCTCATGGCTGCTGCGGCCACTAgtacttttattattttgttcacTTAATATCTGATATTTCACAATCAAACAAAACAGTTAACAGCCTATACATCTCGATTGAACATTAGTTAACAGCCTATACAGCTCGATTGAACATTGAATTATAGCTGGATGACGGATAGACTCATTgaagataaaaaaattttaaaggcACCTTTTTTGAAGGCCATGAACTATTGTTAGGGTTCGCCATCTTAAAAGCTGCGGCGGTAGTACTAGGCGGCGGCTCTTAGTTATATGTAAGAGAGAAAGGTGATTGTAAGTTGCTATTTCATTTCTTTACCAATGTATATATAGAAAAACCTCTATGTCAGCCCAGGCCCACAAGTTTATATCATTTCAATAAATGGGCTTCTTTCTTAcaatatgaattaaatttttagtgTGGTATGTAACTGTATAAATTTTATCAatagtaaataattattaatacaaCAACAGTTGTAATGATAAAAAATCGAGAAGAATGAgcttctaatatatttttggaACACTttattaatacttgttaaaaaataagaatagattttcatatgtaaaaatatatttattataattaatttaatatttgtgttTAGTAGTTatagaatattttaattataaattatatcaattgcttttatcaatatatatataaaccaaacattaaattatatttttaacaaacaATTGAAACGTTGTAAGAAAAAATTAGGCAAATATCTTTCACTTGTTTCAACCTATTTCAAGGTATTgcacaaatttataaaaaatattattttatgcaATCCTAGGGAATGAAGCCAAATTCAATAATAGGTTCTACacaaagttataaattttacaaattcaAGAATACGCCAATAGTCTAAAAATAAGGAGGATTGTGTATCCTTCAACCCAACTCTAGTAGGCTTATTGTTTTGAGAAAAAAAGTTTAAGGAGGTTCAACCCCCTTATTGTAATGGTCTACATTGTGTTACCTTATGTAATTGGTAAAAGAGTATATTATTCCTCTAAATAAATCAAttatagaataataatatatatctctTTCCATTATAGGATACAA of the Daucus carota subsp. sativus chromosome 4, DH1 v3.0, whole genome shotgun sequence genome contains:
- the LOC108217136 gene encoding DNA (cytosine-5)-methyltransferase DRM2-like; amino-acid sequence: MANPNNSSWPSKKILSEQNNKSTSGRSSHEIGIFNIVGKFTRSNWKASSMRSSLCDRLLVMGYPWKVVVRAIEEHGAYNEEAVFNTILTYKGTAILREMGFTCGEAFEAIGRCGVQSPITDAQHFIQGLNDVGLNIKCKRESIRRTPMTGFGVPHVVQKPNNVVITRDRERIPRNIPARGGGKGPPYFYFENVARAPKGVWETMSNFLYDIEPEFVDSIYFSAAARKRGYIHNLPIDKRFPILPTPPSTIFGALPSTKTSWPKWDPRIKLNCIVTNNGRPKHTKKISEELDNCGTEPPPHIRKKVLQVCRKYNFIWVGNNKVAPLHPKQIEKIMGFPDGHTDMLSRSARYRCLGNTFQVNTVGYHLSVLKRLFPEGIKVLSLFSGIGGAEVALHKLQIPLKFVVSVECSKACRDVMLRWWKRSNQQGKLIHISDVKYLTHQKLRELIDMCGGFDLVIGGSPCNNFAGNNRRTRVGFKGEQSSLFLDYWRILESVNFITLCRTYY